In Holophagales bacterium, one DNA window encodes the following:
- the era gene encoding GTPase Era, translating into MPRCGRVALVGRPNAGKSTLMNRLLGEKLAIVSDKPQTTRQRIVGLLSEERGQIVFLDTPGVHRPLHRMNRLMVREAEAALAECDVLCLLVDASLPFGKGDAFMLDLVGRATAPRLLLLNKIDLVAKPKLLPMMGRYGIGGRFTEIVPVSGKTGDGCEPLLAALFRHLPEGEPLHDPELLTLHPERFLVIERIREKVLEATRDELPFTTAVLLEKWEEVEPAPGLLRLHVSVLVERDSQKGILVGKGGATVKAIGTAARLDLEEFLERRVYLALNVRHEPDWREDESLLAELSRDGELR; encoded by the coding sequence ATGCCTAGGTGCGGCCGGGTGGCGCTCGTCGGCCGGCCGAATGCCGGCAAGTCGACCCTGATGAACCGGCTCCTCGGCGAGAAGCTGGCGATCGTCTCGGACAAGCCGCAGACGACCCGCCAGCGCATCGTCGGGTTGCTGTCGGAGGAGCGCGGGCAGATCGTCTTCCTCGATACCCCGGGCGTGCACCGGCCGCTGCACCGCATGAACCGGCTCATGGTGCGCGAGGCCGAGGCGGCGCTCGCCGAATGCGACGTGCTCTGCCTGCTCGTCGACGCCAGCCTGCCGTTCGGCAAGGGCGACGCCTTCATGCTCGACCTCGTCGGCCGGGCGACGGCCCCGCGGCTGCTCCTGCTCAACAAGATCGATCTCGTGGCCAAACCGAAGCTGCTGCCGATGATGGGCCGCTACGGGATCGGTGGGCGCTTCACCGAGATCGTGCCGGTCTCCGGCAAGACGGGTGACGGCTGCGAGCCGCTGCTCGCCGCGCTGTTCCGCCACCTCCCGGAGGGCGAGCCGCTCCACGACCCCGAGCTGCTGACCCTTCACCCCGAGCGATTCCTGGTCATCGAGCGGATTCGCGAGAAGGTGCTCGAGGCGACGCGCGACGAGCTGCCGTTCACCACCGCCGTGTTGCTCGAGAAGTGGGAGGAGGTCGAGCCGGCGCCGGGACTGCTGCGCCTGCACGTCTCCGTGCTGGTCGAGCGCGACAGTCAGAAGGGCATCCTCGTCGGCAAGGGCGGCGCGACGGTCAAGGCGATCGGCACGGCGGCGCGTCTCGACCTCGAGGAGTTCCTCGAGCGGCGGGTCTACCTGGCGCTGAACGTCCGGCACGAGCCGGACTGGCGGGAGGACGAGAGCCTGCTCGCCGAGCTCTCGCGCGACGGCGAGCTGCGCTGA
- a CDS encoding HlyC/CorC family transporter, protein MSDLGVLGPAAWAAALLLPLLPLLFVLSALVERSGPIRLRHWVEGAGGELRRLYESGPRFEAFRYLLNLVAKVLPIGLFVAVETLARGLGASRGWLWALGVVAAMLAATELGSRSLLLRGPEEALRRLTWLYRFFRLLFSPLVPVLAPVMARRQLEVETDEAEDAASEEEIEAFIDVGTREGILDPEERELVWGVVDFGETQVRSVMTPRIDMVCAPAGETLETLATRFVESSHSRIPIYRDSIDTIVGILHIRDVLAGLSTKPPGDPLALAQAPLFVPETKRLDELLRELQARRQQMAIVVDEFGGTAGLVTVEDLIEEIVGEIADEHDVEEPENRALPDGSLLLDGRAHIERLEEEFDVRFEDPAFETVGGLVSSALGYLPQAGESVTTHGLLLTVERADDRRVLAVRVQRAPDASEVDDA, encoded by the coding sequence ATGAGCGACCTCGGCGTGCTCGGACCGGCTGCCTGGGCGGCAGCGCTGCTCCTGCCGCTCCTGCCGTTGCTCTTCGTGCTCTCGGCGCTCGTCGAGCGGTCGGGGCCGATCCGCCTGCGTCATTGGGTCGAAGGCGCCGGCGGCGAGCTGCGCCGACTCTACGAGAGCGGCCCGCGATTCGAGGCGTTCCGCTACCTCTTGAACCTCGTCGCCAAGGTCCTGCCGATCGGTCTCTTCGTGGCGGTCGAGACCCTGGCGCGCGGTCTGGGGGCGAGTCGCGGCTGGCTCTGGGCGCTCGGTGTCGTCGCCGCCATGCTGGCCGCCACCGAGCTCGGCAGCCGCTCGCTGTTGCTGCGCGGGCCGGAGGAGGCGCTGCGTCGCCTGACCTGGCTCTATCGTTTCTTCCGGCTGCTGTTCTCGCCGCTGGTGCCCGTCCTGGCGCCGGTGATGGCGCGGCGACAGCTGGAGGTCGAAACGGACGAGGCGGAGGACGCCGCCTCGGAGGAAGAGATCGAGGCGTTCATCGACGTCGGCACCCGCGAGGGGATTCTCGACCCGGAGGAGCGCGAGCTCGTCTGGGGGGTCGTCGATTTCGGCGAGACGCAGGTGCGCAGCGTGATGACGCCGCGCATCGACATGGTCTGCGCCCCGGCTGGCGAGACGCTCGAGACGCTGGCCACCCGCTTCGTCGAGTCCTCCCACTCGCGCATTCCGATCTACCGCGACTCGATCGACACGATCGTCGGCATCCTGCACATCCGCGACGTGCTCGCCGGGCTGTCGACGAAGCCCCCCGGCGACCCGCTGGCGCTGGCGCAGGCGCCCCTCTTCGTGCCCGAGACGAAGCGGCTCGACGAGCTGCTGCGCGAGCTACAGGCACGCCGGCAGCAGATGGCCATCGTCGTCGACGAGTTCGGCGGTACCGCGGGGCTGGTCACCGTCGAGGACCTGATCGAGGAGATCGTCGGGGAGATCGCCGACGAGCACGACGTCGAGGAGCCGGAGAACCGGGCGTTGCCCGACGGGAGCCTCCTGCTCGACGGGCGAGCGCACATCGAGCGCCTCGAGGAGGAGTTCGACGTGCGCTTCGAGGATCCGGCCTTCGAGACGGTCGGCGGGCTGGTGTCGAGCGCGCTCGGCTACCTGCCGCAGGCGGGGGAGTCGGTGACGACGCACGGGTTGCTGCTGACGGTCGAACGCGCCGACGACCGACGGGTCCTCGCCGTGCGCGTCCAGCGTGCTCCGGATGCGAGCGAGGTGGACGATGCCTAG
- the ybeY gene encoding rRNA maturation RNase YbeY, translated as MSAPPTAAAPHELSVLAPSRFPEVKGAALRPWLGALLAELAPDGGSFAVRFSGDRTLRRMNRDFRGKDRPTDVLSFPGEAGPDGRHLGDVVISVETARRQAAELGHPVEQELRILCLHGLLHCLGYDHETDDGTMDRLERRLRRRWLDR; from the coding sequence ATGTCCGCTCCGCCGACCGCTGCGGCGCCCCACGAGCTGTCCGTCCTCGCCCCGTCGCGATTCCCCGAGGTGAAGGGCGCCGCCTTGCGACCGTGGCTCGGCGCGCTGCTCGCCGAGCTCGCTCCGGACGGCGGGTCGTTCGCCGTACGCTTCTCCGGGGATCGCACGCTGCGACGGATGAACCGCGACTTCCGCGGCAAGGACCGGCCGACGGACGTCCTCTCGTTTCCCGGCGAGGCCGGGCCGGACGGGCGCCATCTCGGCGACGTGGTGATCTCGGTCGAGACGGCCCGGCGCCAGGCCGCCGAGCTCGGGCATCCGGTGGAGCAGGAGTTGCGGATCCTCTGCCTCCACGGACTGCTGCACTGTCTCGGATACGACCACGAAACCGACGACGGCACGATGGACCGTCTCGAGCGGCGGTTGCGCCGACGGTGGCTCGACCGATGA
- the mgtE gene encoding magnesium transporter, translating to MDGPRLNERRSEVLVETLRKFLQRDARANISKLLGRIRPADVAGLLRSLGRDEQLEVFRILTHDFPEGAGEALTEMEPPQRLALLERLEAEEIAAVLERLAVDDAVFLVESLPEELHVKVLSLVDLRNLTDVQTHLAYRDDTAGRIMSLEYFALPETATAREAIAAIQEQSDAEMIFYLYVVDGEGHLVGVTSLRQLLLSSPDRTLSSFMTRATIKVHTDTDQEEVAQLAARYDLLAIPVTDDGNHLVGIVTVDDIVDVVKEEATEDLLKMAGTSEEELLYERRSLRIARLRLPSVLVSMVGLLVTGLLLQNFQAEMGKALFLLAFVPVVMGLGGSIGGQASTVTVRGLASGRIGRDDRPIRTFLGQQLRVGAILGAACAALVGVAAGAMTANVAAGLTVGGAVFVALVVAAIAGAVVPLSFQKLGIDPAVASGPLLSTVTDITGILIYYGLAAWLLLRLGG from the coding sequence ATGGACGGGCCCCGTCTCAACGAACGCCGCTCCGAGGTCCTCGTCGAGACGCTGCGCAAGTTCCTGCAGCGCGACGCGCGGGCGAACATCTCGAAGCTCCTCGGGCGGATCCGACCCGCCGACGTCGCCGGGCTGCTGCGCTCGCTCGGGCGCGACGAGCAGCTCGAGGTCTTCCGCATCCTCACGCACGACTTCCCGGAAGGGGCCGGCGAAGCGCTCACCGAGATGGAGCCGCCGCAGCGGCTGGCGCTGCTCGAACGGTTGGAGGCCGAAGAGATCGCCGCGGTGCTCGAGCGGCTGGCGGTCGACGACGCCGTCTTCCTCGTCGAGTCGCTGCCCGAGGAGCTCCACGTCAAGGTCCTGTCGCTCGTCGACCTGCGCAACCTGACGGACGTCCAGACCCACCTCGCCTATCGCGACGACACCGCCGGGCGCATCATGTCGCTCGAGTACTTCGCGCTGCCCGAGACGGCGACGGCGCGCGAGGCGATCGCCGCGATCCAGGAGCAGAGCGACGCCGAGATGATCTTCTATCTCTACGTCGTCGACGGCGAGGGTCACCTCGTCGGCGTGACCTCGCTGCGGCAGCTCCTGCTCTCCTCGCCCGATCGCACCCTCTCGTCGTTCATGACGCGGGCGACGATCAAGGTGCACACCGACACCGACCAGGAGGAGGTCGCCCAGCTCGCGGCGCGCTACGACCTGCTCGCCATCCCGGTCACCGATGACGGCAACCACCTGGTGGGCATCGTCACCGTCGACGACATCGTCGACGTGGTCAAGGAGGAGGCCACCGAGGATCTGCTGAAGATGGCGGGGACCTCGGAAGAAGAGCTGCTCTACGAGCGGCGATCGCTGCGCATCGCGCGCCTGCGCCTGCCCTCGGTGCTCGTCTCGATGGTCGGGCTGCTCGTCACCGGGCTGCTGCTGCAGAACTTCCAGGCGGAGATGGGGAAGGCGCTCTTCCTCCTCGCCTTCGTCCCGGTGGTCATGGGGCTCGGCGGCTCGATCGGTGGCCAGGCCTCGACGGTGACCGTACGCGGGCTCGCCTCCGGGCGGATCGGCCGCGACGACCGCCCGATCCGCACCTTCCTCGGCCAGCAGCTGCGGGTGGGGGCGATCCTCGGTGCCGCCTGCGCCGCGCTCGTCGGCGTCGCGGCCGGAGCGATGACGGCGAACGTCGCCGCCGGCCTGACGGTGGGCGGGGCGGTCTTCGTCGCCCTTGTCGTGGCGGCGATCGCCGGCGCGGTCGTGCCGTTGTCCTTCCAGAAGCTGGGGATCGACCCGGCGGTGGCCTCCGGCCCGCTGCTGTCGACCGTCACCGACATCACCGGGATCCTGATCTACTACGGTCTCGCCGCCTGGCTGCTGCTGCGGCTCGGAGGGTAG
- the tsaE gene encoding tRNA (adenosine(37)-N6)-threonylcarbamoyltransferase complex ATPase subunit type 1 TsaE — translation MRIWQSRSAAETREIGRRLSSELAPDGCLLLKGPLGAGKTVLVQGLAAGLGFDPAEVQSPTYTLVRVHEGPGGRLLHFDLYRLSPDEVVAEGFEELLAGPGVKAVEWAERLPFPVPRALRLELAAEAGEAGRTIRERTAEPARTSVPQGTTS, via the coding sequence ATGAGGATCTGGCAAAGCCGCTCGGCGGCGGAGACGCGCGAGATCGGACGGCGGCTTTCCTCCGAGCTCGCTCCCGACGGCTGCCTGCTCCTCAAGGGGCCGCTCGGGGCGGGAAAGACCGTGTTGGTGCAGGGGCTCGCCGCGGGATTGGGATTCGACCCGGCCGAGGTGCAGTCGCCCACCTACACGCTGGTACGAGTGCACGAGGGACCGGGCGGACGCCTGCTGCACTTCGACCTCTATCGGCTGAGCCCGGACGAGGTCGTCGCCGAGGGTTTCGAGGAGCTGCTGGCCGGTCCCGGAGTGAAGGCGGTCGAGTGGGCCGAACGTCTGCCGTTTCCCGTGCCGCGTGCGCTGCGGCTCGAGCTTGCGGCGGAAGCGGGGGAGGCCGGGCGGACGATCCGCGAGCGGACGGCCGAGCCGGCACGGACATCGGTGCCCCAGGGCACGACGAGTTGA
- the recO gene encoding DNA repair protein RecO, translated as MRFHQAEALLLDVASLGDADRVVTFLTRDRGRKRGVARGARRRYSRHAGQLQLLSKADVQWLEKEGRELARLTRVELIRPADRLFGDLEGILVASVLAESAGVFSPEDESSELVYRLLDSTIEALLGGVDRWLALRYFESWVLRLSGIFPAPERCPSCGREIVELAMLSGGGESLLCGDCGRAEAGSRRVGAAALEFLRRIGHEPLRRMGAEPPTAEALAEVGRVAGAVRRGFLQHELKSVLVLERTLGED; from the coding sequence ATGCGCTTCCACCAGGCCGAGGCGCTGTTGCTCGACGTCGCGTCGCTCGGCGACGCCGATCGGGTGGTGACCTTCCTGACCCGCGACCGCGGGCGCAAGCGAGGGGTTGCACGGGGGGCGCGCCGCCGGTACAGTCGCCATGCCGGCCAGTTGCAGCTCCTCTCCAAGGCGGATGTCCAGTGGCTCGAGAAGGAGGGGCGCGAGCTCGCCCGGCTGACGCGAGTCGAGCTGATCCGTCCCGCCGACCGGCTCTTCGGCGATCTCGAAGGGATCCTGGTGGCGAGCGTGCTGGCAGAGAGCGCCGGCGTCTTCTCGCCCGAGGACGAGTCGAGCGAGCTCGTCTACCGGCTGCTCGACTCGACGATCGAGGCGCTGCTCGGTGGGGTCGACCGCTGGCTCGCCCTGCGCTATTTCGAGAGCTGGGTGCTGCGGCTCTCGGGGATCTTCCCGGCGCCGGAGCGCTGTCCGTCCTGCGGCCGCGAGATCGTCGAGCTCGCCATGCTCTCGGGCGGCGGCGAGTCGTTGCTCTGCGGCGACTGCGGTCGCGCCGAGGCGGGCAGCAGGCGGGTCGGGGCGGCGGCCCTCGAGTTCCTCCGCCGGATCGGCCACGAGCCGTTGCGGCGGATGGGTGCCGAACCGCCGACGGCAGAGGCTCTCGCCGAGGTCGGCCGGGTGGCCGGAGCGGTGCGACGCGGGTTCCTGCAGCACGAGTTGAAGAGCGTTCTCGTCCTCGAGCGGACCTTGGGCGAGGACTGA
- a CDS encoding PhoH family protein has product MAAEGDRTTLSLAVEGLEALFGVRDENLRRLETAFGVRVAARGEQLLVEGDERGRQTVTSLVEQLGLLVGRGYRLRAEDVATAVRVLASDPEASLVDFFVAEGLMASVRRLVQPRTLKQQLYVKAMLDHDMVISIGPAGTGKTYLAVAVAAAALAEKKIRRLILTRPAVEAGERLGFLPGDLAEKVNPYLRPLYDALYDIVGFEKVGRMLERGAIEVAPLAFMRGRTLNDSFIILDEAQNTTTEQMKMFLTRIGFNSKAVINGDVTQVDLPRATTSGLREAQEVLSGVDGIKFIHFDDRDVVRHPLVQKIILAYDRRDRSIEAKANGEAG; this is encoded by the coding sequence CTGGCGGCGGAAGGCGACCGGACGACGCTGAGCCTCGCCGTCGAGGGGCTGGAGGCGCTCTTCGGTGTCCGCGACGAGAACCTGCGCCGGCTCGAGACGGCCTTCGGCGTGCGTGTCGCCGCCCGCGGCGAGCAGCTGCTCGTCGAAGGCGACGAACGCGGGAGACAGACGGTCACCAGTCTGGTCGAGCAGCTCGGGCTGCTGGTCGGCCGGGGCTACCGGTTGCGCGCCGAGGACGTCGCCACGGCCGTGCGGGTGCTCGCCAGCGATCCGGAAGCCTCGCTCGTCGACTTCTTCGTCGCCGAGGGGCTGATGGCCTCGGTGCGCCGGCTGGTGCAGCCGCGGACGCTCAAGCAGCAGCTCTACGTCAAGGCCATGCTCGACCACGACATGGTCATCTCGATCGGTCCGGCGGGAACCGGCAAGACCTACCTCGCCGTCGCCGTCGCGGCGGCGGCGCTCGCCGAGAAGAAGATCCGGCGCCTCATCCTCACTCGTCCGGCCGTCGAGGCGGGCGAGCGGCTCGGTTTCCTGCCCGGCGACCTCGCCGAGAAGGTGAACCCCTACCTGCGTCCGCTCTACGACGCGCTCTACGACATCGTCGGCTTCGAGAAGGTCGGGCGCATGCTCGAGCGCGGGGCGATCGAGGTCGCGCCGCTCGCCTTCATGCGCGGCCGGACGCTCAACGACAGCTTCATCATCCTCGACGAGGCGCAGAACACCACGACCGAGCAGATGAAGATGTTCCTGACCCGCATCGGTTTCAACTCGAAGGCGGTGATCAACGGCGACGTCACGCAGGTCGACCTGCCGCGCGCCACGACCTCCGGTCTGCGCGAGGCGCAGGAGGTGCTCTCCGGCGTCGACGGGATCAAGTTCATCCACTTCGACGACCGCGACGTGGTGCGTCACCCGCTGGTGCAGAAGATCATCCTCGCCTACGACCGCCGCGACCGGTCGATCGAGGCGAAGGCCAACGGCGAGGCCGGCTGA
- a CDS encoding glycine--tRNA ligase subunit alpha: MKTFQELILALSKFWADAGCVLQQPYDLEVGAGTMAPDTFLRVLGPEPWRVAYVQPSRRPADGRYGDNPFRLYKHNQFQVILKPSPADVQALYVRSLEAMGIDLAVHDLRFEEDNWEAPTLGAWGVGWQVMLDGMEITQFTYFQQAGGLDLAPISCEITYGLERITMFLSLEKSIYDIAWVPDGPTYRQVRHQDELEMSTYYFEIADVAFLQQQFDGQEREARRCLEAGLVLPAYECALKCSHLFNVLDARGAVSVTQRVGLMKRVRDLAVTCAQEYLASRERLGFPLLAPARPMAATPAVAAGEEVRDGAR, translated from the coding sequence ATGAAGACATTCCAGGAGCTGATCCTCGCCCTGTCGAAGTTCTGGGCGGATGCCGGCTGCGTGCTGCAGCAGCCATACGACCTCGAGGTCGGTGCCGGCACCATGGCACCCGATACCTTCCTGCGCGTGCTCGGCCCCGAGCCCTGGCGCGTGGCCTACGTCCAGCCGTCGCGGCGTCCGGCGGACGGCCGCTACGGCGACAACCCGTTCCGCCTCTACAAGCACAACCAGTTCCAGGTCATCCTCAAGCCGTCCCCCGCCGACGTGCAAGCGCTCTACGTGCGCAGCCTCGAGGCGATGGGGATCGATCTCGCGGTGCACGACCTGCGATTCGAGGAGGACAACTGGGAGGCGCCGACGCTCGGCGCCTGGGGCGTCGGCTGGCAGGTCATGCTCGACGGCATGGAGATCACCCAGTTCACCTACTTCCAGCAAGCGGGCGGGCTCGATCTCGCGCCGATCTCCTGCGAGATCACCTACGGGCTCGAACGGATCACGATGTTCCTCTCGCTCGAGAAGAGCATCTACGACATCGCCTGGGTGCCGGACGGACCGACCTACCGGCAGGTTCGCCACCAGGACGAGCTCGAGATGTCGACCTACTACTTCGAGATCGCCGACGTGGCCTTCCTGCAACAGCAGTTCGACGGCCAGGAGCGTGAGGCGAGGCGCTGCCTCGAGGCCGGTCTGGTCCTGCCGGCCTACGAGTGCGCGCTCAAGTGCTCGCATCTCTTCAACGTGCTCGACGCGCGCGGCGCCGTTTCGGTCACGCAGCGGGTCGGCTTGATGAAGCGGGTCCGCGACCTCGCGGTGACCTGCGCCCAGGAGTACCTGGCGAGCCGGGAGCGCCTCGGCTTCCCGCTGCTCGCCCCGGCTCGGCCGATGGCGGCGACTCCGGCCGTGGCGGCCGGAGAGGAGGTGCGCGATGGCGCGCGGTGA
- a CDS encoding 3-hydroxybutyryl-CoA dehydrogenase: MEIKKVGVLGCGLMGSGIAEVCAKAGLSTVVREVETGLLEKGLGRIRGSLAKAVEKGKLDAAERDAVLGRIAGTTEVAALADCDLVIEAIVESLDEKKRTFAALDAAVKGEAIFASNTSSLTITQIAMSTRRPERFVGLHFFNPVPVMKLVEVVRTLLSDEGVLADVNAFARGLGKTPVQCKDNSGFIVNRLLVPYLLDAIRALEEGVGTIEDIDEGMKLGCGYPMGPFTLLDFVGLDTTYFIANIMFEEYRERRFAPPPLLKQMVQAGRLGRKSGRGFYNYAK, encoded by the coding sequence ATGGAGATCAAGAAGGTCGGAGTCCTCGGCTGTGGCCTGATGGGTTCGGGGATCGCCGAGGTGTGCGCCAAGGCGGGGCTGTCGACGGTGGTGCGAGAGGTGGAGACGGGCCTGCTGGAGAAGGGGCTCGGCCGGATCCGCGGCTCGCTCGCCAAGGCGGTGGAGAAGGGCAAGCTCGACGCGGCGGAACGTGACGCCGTCCTCGGGAGGATCGCCGGCACGACCGAGGTCGCGGCCCTTGCCGACTGCGATCTGGTCATCGAAGCGATCGTCGAGAGCCTCGACGAGAAGAAGCGGACCTTCGCTGCGCTCGACGCCGCCGTGAAGGGGGAGGCGATCTTCGCCAGCAACACCTCGTCGCTGACCATCACCCAGATCGCCATGTCGACGCGCCGTCCGGAGCGCTTCGTCGGCCTGCACTTCTTCAACCCGGTGCCGGTGATGAAGCTGGTCGAAGTGGTCCGCACGCTGCTCTCCGACGAGGGCGTCCTCGCCGATGTCAACGCCTTCGCCCGCGGCCTCGGCAAGACGCCGGTGCAGTGCAAGGACAACTCGGGCTTCATCGTCAACCGGCTGCTGGTGCCCTACCTGCTCGACGCGATCCGCGCCCTCGAGGAGGGCGTGGGGACGATCGAAGACATCGACGAGGGGATGAAGCTCGGCTGCGGCTATCCGATGGGGCCGTTCACCCTGCTCGACTTCGTCGGACTGGACACGACCTACTTCATCGCCAACATCATGTTCGAGGAGTATCGCGAGCGACGCTTCGCGCCGCCGCCGCTGCTCAAGCAGATGGTGCAGGCCGGGCGGCTGGGCCGCAAGAGCGGTCGCGGTTTCTACAACTACGCGAAGTGA
- a CDS encoding NAD(P)H-hydrate dehydratase codes for MRVLTAAAMREVDRRAIEELGVPSLVLMENAALGVVEALAERFPRAERVAIVCGPGNNGGDGLAIARHLACRGYEPIVRLHDFGRPLTADAAVQLAVVEKMGIALERAAGDVGIRETVTIVAGCDLLVDALFGTGLSRPLAGEAAALVEALDALRVPRLAVDLPSGLDGDRGDRVGPTLRADVTVALAAPKVAHVLAPASRLVGELAVAELGIPAWLIDEAPGGLGLLLGEELAGWLPVREADSHKGSYGHLLIVAGSPGKAGAAILAARAAVRGGAGLVTVACPAPIAPLVDLGSLESMTLALPVTSAGGLSLAAVDELVDAAHRRTAVALGPGLGDDAETFEAVRRAVLAIDRPLVLDADGLNAWAGRPRDLVGRRAPTVLTPHPGELARLLGCPTAEVAADRLAAARRAAELTQAVVVLKGHQTVVATPDGEQHLNTTGNPAMASGGSGDVLTGLTGALLAQGLEAATAADLAVHLHGLAGDLAAAELGGVAVPAAELAERLPAAMTRLTTLE; via the coding sequence CGCGGCGGCGATGCGCGAGGTCGATCGACGGGCGATCGAAGAGCTCGGGGTTCCGTCGCTCGTGCTGATGGAGAACGCCGCGCTCGGGGTCGTCGAGGCGCTCGCCGAGCGTTTCCCGCGCGCCGAGCGCGTGGCGATCGTCTGCGGGCCGGGCAACAACGGCGGCGACGGTCTGGCGATCGCGCGTCATCTCGCCTGTCGCGGCTACGAGCCGATCGTGCGGCTGCACGACTTCGGCCGCCCGCTCACGGCCGACGCCGCAGTCCAGCTCGCCGTGGTGGAGAAGATGGGCATCGCGCTCGAGCGAGCCGCTGGCGACGTGGGGATCCGCGAGACGGTGACGATCGTCGCCGGATGCGACCTGCTGGTCGACGCCCTGTTCGGCACCGGCCTGTCGCGACCGCTTGCCGGCGAGGCGGCGGCGCTCGTCGAGGCGCTCGACGCCTTGCGCGTTCCCCGTCTGGCGGTCGATCTGCCGAGCGGCCTCGACGGGGATCGCGGAGATCGGGTCGGGCCGACGCTCCGGGCCGACGTGACGGTGGCGCTGGCGGCGCCGAAGGTGGCGCACGTCCTCGCGCCGGCCTCCCGCCTCGTCGGCGAGTTGGCGGTCGCCGAGCTGGGAATCCCCGCTTGGCTGATCGACGAGGCGCCCGGCGGGCTCGGGCTGCTGCTCGGCGAGGAGCTGGCCGGCTGGCTGCCGGTGCGCGAGGCCGACAGTCACAAGGGAAGCTACGGGCACCTGCTGATCGTTGCCGGCTCGCCGGGCAAGGCCGGCGCGGCGATCCTCGCGGCGCGCGCCGCCGTTCGTGGGGGCGCGGGCCTGGTGACGGTCGCCTGTCCGGCGCCGATCGCGCCGCTGGTCGACCTCGGATCGCTCGAGTCGATGACTCTCGCGCTGCCCGTCACCTCGGCGGGTGGCCTCTCGCTGGCTGCCGTCGACGAACTCGTCGACGCGGCCCATCGCCGCACGGCCGTGGCGCTCGGCCCCGGCCTGGGTGACGACGCCGAGACCTTCGAGGCGGTGCGCCGTGCGGTGCTCGCCATCGATCGCCCGCTGGTCCTCGATGCCGACGGCTTGAACGCCTGGGCTGGCCGGCCGCGAGATCTGGTCGGCCGGCGTGCGCCCACCGTGCTGACGCCGCATCCGGGAGAGCTTGCTCGGCTGCTCGGCTGTCCGACCGCCGAGGTCGCCGCCGATCGCCTCGCCGCTGCGCGGCGAGCCGCCGAGCTCACCCAGGCGGTGGTGGTGCTCAAGGGGCACCAGACGGTGGTCGCGACGCCGGACGGGGAGCAGCATCTGAACACCACCGGCAATCCCGCGATGGCGAGCGGCGGCAGTGGCGACGTCCTGACCGGCCTGACCGGGGCGCTGCTCGCCCAGGGGCTGGAGGCCGCGACGGCGGCCGATCTCGCGGTACACTTGCACGGGCTCGCTGGGGATCTGGCTGCAGCGGAGCTTGGCGGCGTCGCGGTTCCGGCCGCCGAGCTCGCCGAGCGGTTGCCGGCCGCCATGACCCGCCTGACCACTCTCGAATGA